In Synechococcus sp. A18-25c, a single window of DNA contains:
- the rpmH gene encoding 50S ribosomal protein L34, with protein sequence MTKRTLGGTSRKRKRVSGFRVRMRSHTGRRVIRSRRKRGRARLAA encoded by the coding sequence ATGACCAAACGAACTCTCGGAGGCACCAGCCGCAAGCGCAAGCGCGTCTCAGGCTTCCGAGTGCGGATGCGCTCTCATACTGGCCGGCGCGTGATCCGCAGTCGCCGTAAGCGCGGACGGGCCCGTCTCGCTGCTTGA
- a CDS encoding DMT family transporter, which yields MTSLQRGLLMVLPFALWGTAMAAMAPLVQSGGALLVACLRLLPAGVVILMAVPWLGRSLAIDPGDRIWFLLFTLVDAVLFQFCLAKGLQGTGAGLGSVLIDSQPLIVALLARWLFAESINPIGWIGLVVGLAGIVCLGVPAPLLQHWWLQADLSALQTGWQQGTGWMLLAALSMAFGTVLSRFACRRSDPVSITGWHMVLGGIPLLLLHSADSSTALLPAWTLWNWAQMAYASLLGSALAYALFFWFANREDLTGFSTLGFLTPVFALATGGVLLGERLQPLQWFSVLLVLLSVLLVSQRQRLWEPWVSASISSPGDLKA from the coding sequence ATGACGTCGCTGCAGCGTGGTCTGCTGATGGTGTTGCCGTTTGCCCTCTGGGGAACGGCGATGGCAGCGATGGCGCCCCTGGTGCAATCCGGCGGCGCACTTTTGGTGGCCTGTCTGCGGCTGTTGCCGGCTGGGGTGGTGATCCTGATGGCGGTGCCATGGCTGGGTCGCTCGTTGGCCATCGATCCAGGAGACCGCATTTGGTTCCTACTGTTCACCCTGGTGGATGCAGTCCTGTTTCAGTTCTGTCTGGCGAAGGGGCTCCAGGGCACCGGTGCGGGTCTTGGTTCAGTTCTGATCGATTCCCAGCCCTTGATCGTGGCCCTGCTGGCCCGCTGGCTGTTTGCTGAGTCGATTAATCCGATTGGCTGGATCGGTCTGGTGGTGGGTCTGGCAGGGATCGTCTGCCTCGGAGTGCCGGCCCCACTGCTTCAGCACTGGTGGCTTCAGGCCGATCTCTCGGCTCTGCAGACGGGCTGGCAGCAAGGCACCGGTTGGATGCTGCTAGCAGCGCTGTCCATGGCCTTCGGCACCGTGCTCAGCCGTTTCGCCTGCAGGCGCAGTGATCCGGTCTCGATCACTGGCTGGCACATGGTGCTGGGGGGAATCCCGCTCCTGCTCCTCCATAGCGCCGACAGCAGCACGGCGCTGCTACCAGCCTGGACCCTCTGGAACTGGGCCCAGATGGCCTATGCCTCCCTGCTAGGTAGCGCCCTGGCCTACGCCTTGTTCTTCTGGTTTGCCAACCGTGAGGACCTCACCGGTTTCAGCACACTCGGCTTCTTGACACCCGTTTTTGCCCTCGCAACGGGCGGTGTTCTGTTGGGTGAGCGCCTGCAACCTCTGCAATGGTTCTCCGTGCTGTTGGTGCTGTTGTCTGTTCTGCTGGTCAGTCAACGCCAACGCCTCTGGGAACCGTGGGTCTCCGCATCGATCAGCAGTCCTGGAGATCTGAAGGCATGA
- a CDS encoding M23 family metallopeptidase encodes MALRLLAASLLLSLPSLQAPVQPQELLPPQAPLTFDRSLESLERNQVITPQERRQLETGDVSRPINVPAFQQACRSGALSRQECNGGVAVRGRGVRSPRIVWNGRDELLTGLRRLGPDGQPLPPISVPVGALLAGPSPGFRLDSVFAVSPRPASVAGNGDRQLLFPIIGSAITTSEFGWRLHPIVGQWLMHAGKDFAAPEGTPVVAALSGRVLSSGLAGGYGIAIELEHELPRRRTLYGHLSELYVKAGQTVRQGEVIGRVGSTGLSTGPHLHFELRQPQSGGWVAKDPGDLDLNPLTASGADAVSLLVAQLMNSLERPEGS; translated from the coding sequence TTGGCATTGCGCTTGCTCGCTGCGTCCCTGCTGCTGTCCCTTCCGTCACTGCAGGCTCCGGTGCAACCTCAGGAGCTGCTTCCACCTCAGGCGCCTCTGACCTTCGACCGGTCGCTGGAATCTCTGGAGCGCAATCAGGTGATCACACCGCAGGAGCGTCGACAGCTTGAAACCGGTGATGTCAGCCGACCAATCAACGTGCCGGCATTCCAGCAGGCCTGTCGCAGTGGTGCCTTGTCACGCCAGGAATGCAACGGTGGCGTCGCCGTGCGTGGTCGTGGGGTTCGCTCGCCCCGAATTGTCTGGAATGGCCGCGATGAGTTGCTCACCGGACTGCGTCGTCTTGGACCGGATGGTCAGCCCTTACCCCCGATTTCGGTCCCCGTGGGCGCTCTTCTCGCGGGACCGTCTCCCGGATTCCGGCTGGACTCGGTCTTTGCGGTGTCACCGCGTCCTGCTTCCGTCGCAGGCAATGGCGATCGCCAGCTGTTGTTCCCGATCATCGGGTCCGCCATCACCACGAGTGAGTTCGGATGGCGCCTCCATCCGATCGTGGGCCAATGGCTGATGCATGCCGGCAAGGATTTTGCTGCGCCGGAAGGGACTCCCGTCGTGGCAGCACTCTCGGGCCGTGTGCTCAGCAGTGGTTTGGCCGGCGGCTACGGCATCGCCATTGAACTGGAACATGAACTGCCCCGCCGCAGAACGCTCTACGGCCATCTCTCCGAGCTGTATGTGAAGGCCGGCCAGACGGTGCGCCAAGGAGAGGTGATCGGTCGGGTCGGTAGCACTGGTCTAAGTACGGGACCGCATCTTCACTTTGAGTTGCGCCAGCCGCAGTCAGGCGGATGGGTGGCCAAGGATCCAGGCGATCTGGACCTTAATCCGCTGACGGCCTCCGGCGCTGATGCAGTGTCGTTGCTGGTGGCCCAGCTGATGAACAGTCTTGAGCGGCCAGAGGGGTCATGA
- the trxA gene encoding thioredoxin produces MSASVSDFTDAGFAQEVLKADSTVLVDFWAPWCGPCRLMAPLMDWAAEAYAGRLNVGKMEVDGNPTTRDAYKVQGIPCLILFRDGVELARHEGAVARPQLQAFLDAHL; encoded by the coding sequence GTGTCCGCCTCTGTTTCCGATTTCACCGACGCAGGGTTTGCTCAAGAGGTGCTCAAGGCAGACAGCACCGTTCTGGTGGACTTCTGGGCTCCCTGGTGTGGTCCCTGCCGGTTGATGGCGCCGCTGATGGACTGGGCCGCGGAGGCTTATGCAGGTCGTCTGAACGTCGGAAAAATGGAAGTGGATGGCAATCCCACCACCCGCGATGCTTACAAGGTGCAAGGCATTCCTTGCTTAATTCTGTTCCGGGATGGTGTGGAACTTGCCCGGCATGAAGGAGCGGTCGCCCGCCCACAGCTGCAGGCCTTCCTGGATGCTCACCTCTGA
- the sppA gene encoding signal peptide peptidase SppA, with protein sequence MGWLWRRKSKRRMARIEIEGAISGSTRQRVLKALREVQEREFPALLLRIDSPGGTVGDSQEIHAALLRLRNQGCKVVASFGNISASGGVYVGVAADAIVSNPGTITGSIGVILRGNNLSELLQKIGVRFETVKSGAYKDILSPDRALSTEERALLQSLIDSSYDQFVTAVAEGRNLEETKVRSFADGRVFSGAQAKDLGLVDELGDEEAARRLAARLADLDEERCKPVTLGKPRKRLLQNLPGSRLLTRLEQVLNTELELSGQPLWMHRP encoded by the coding sequence ATGGGCTGGCTGTGGCGCCGGAAATCCAAACGCCGCATGGCGCGCATCGAAATCGAAGGTGCGATTAGCGGCTCGACGCGACAGAGAGTGCTGAAGGCCCTGCGGGAGGTTCAGGAGCGGGAATTCCCGGCACTGCTGCTGCGCATCGACAGCCCTGGTGGCACAGTCGGTGACAGCCAAGAGATCCATGCAGCGCTGCTGAGACTCCGGAACCAGGGCTGCAAGGTGGTGGCCAGCTTCGGAAACATCTCGGCCTCTGGCGGGGTGTACGTGGGCGTCGCCGCTGACGCGATCGTTTCCAACCCAGGCACCATCACCGGGTCGATCGGCGTGATCCTGCGCGGCAACAATCTCTCTGAGCTGCTGCAGAAGATCGGTGTCCGCTTCGAAACGGTGAAAAGCGGCGCTTACAAAGACATCCTCTCGCCGGACCGCGCCCTGAGCACCGAGGAACGCGCCTTGCTGCAGAGCCTGATTGACAGCAGCTACGACCAGTTCGTGACCGCTGTCGCGGAGGGCCGCAATCTTGAAGAAACCAAGGTCCGCAGCTTCGCCGATGGCCGCGTGTTTAGTGGCGCCCAGGCCAAGGATCTCGGCCTTGTGGATGAGCTGGGCGATGAGGAGGCAGCGCGAAGGCTGGCGGCACGCCTGGCTGATCTCGATGAGGAGCGCTGCAAGCCGGTGACCCTCGGCAAACCCCGCAAGCGACTGTTGCAGAACCTGCCGGGCTCGCGGCTGCTCACAAGGCTGGAGCAGGTCCTGAACACCGAACTGGAACTCAGCGGTCAGCCCCTTTGGATGCATCGACCATGA
- a CDS encoding DUF2808 domain-containing protein translates to MSRSAGIAALISCGAIGTTALLQPLSAPPASAQNTPSLLEFRWDDNSGYRKLYFVQSSQRQRERAEYMFMLRPKDRKTAILKLSISVPRHFNARIRPKNLSLCRMKLGGMLSRSRCEEVLPAVIEVNEEQTAIDVFPDTPIPTGGTVAVVMNVFNPTKSGMFQFNALAQAPGEVPVSGYLGSWSVDID, encoded by the coding sequence ATGAGCCGAAGCGCTGGTATCGCAGCCCTGATCAGCTGTGGCGCCATCGGCACCACCGCCTTGCTGCAACCCCTTTCAGCACCACCGGCATCGGCACAAAACACTCCGTCGCTCTTGGAATTCCGCTGGGATGACAACAGCGGTTATCGCAAGCTGTATTTCGTGCAGAGCAGCCAGCGTCAGCGGGAACGGGCTGAGTACATGTTCATGTTGCGACCCAAGGATCGAAAGACCGCCATTCTCAAACTGAGCATCAGCGTGCCCAGGCACTTCAACGCCCGCATTCGTCCCAAAAACCTCTCTCTTTGCAGGATGAAACTGGGCGGAATGCTGTCGCGCAGTCGTTGCGAAGAGGTTCTGCCGGCGGTGATTGAGGTGAACGAAGAGCAAACCGCGATTGATGTCTTTCCCGACACGCCGATCCCGACCGGTGGCACCGTTGCCGTGGTGATGAATGTGTTCAACCCCACCAAGTCGGGCATGTTCCAGTTCAATGCCCTTGCTCAGGCCCCCGGAGAAGTGCCGGTGTCTGGCTATCTGGGCAGCTGGTCCGTCGATATTGACTGA
- a CDS encoding biotin--[acetyl-CoA-carboxylase] ligase, with the protein MVDATALKEIRIPQGRLVHALRDRGSSGWQLRHLSVCSSTETALTQWLRQQPWLARQPRAVLAQHQRFAHGQYGRFWMAPPGGVWLSAALPWPNGEPSTGLFGLTVALAMAEQLESHGVSAAIKWPNDLIVGSRKLAGVLPKLVFRGHHVRLARIGVGLNVCNPVPQGGIALRELLPPGRCRVRLWQLHMLLALERANQLAAHPQRVVAAADQRLWCRSVADPASGEHWAVCGIGLDGQLLLRQGTRTTSWTRWGGRSDGNL; encoded by the coding sequence ATGGTGGACGCAACAGCATTGAAAGAGATCCGCATCCCGCAGGGACGGCTAGTTCACGCGCTTCGCGACAGGGGCTCGTCCGGGTGGCAGCTGCGTCATCTGAGTGTCTGTTCCAGCACTGAAACCGCGTTGACGCAGTGGTTGCGTCAACAACCCTGGTTGGCGCGTCAGCCCCGGGCGGTGCTGGCCCAGCATCAACGCTTCGCCCACGGCCAGTACGGTCGCTTCTGGATGGCACCGCCAGGAGGCGTCTGGTTGAGTGCCGCACTGCCTTGGCCGAACGGTGAACCCTCCACGGGCCTCTTTGGGCTGACTGTGGCGTTGGCGATGGCCGAGCAGCTGGAGAGCCATGGGGTGTCGGCAGCCATCAAGTGGCCGAATGATCTGATCGTTGGCTCCCGCAAGCTGGCGGGTGTGTTGCCCAAGCTTGTGTTTCGTGGCCATCACGTGCGTTTGGCCCGGATCGGGGTGGGCCTGAATGTGTGCAATCCAGTGCCGCAGGGGGGCATTGCCTTGCGGGAGTTGCTCCCTCCCGGACGTTGTCGAGTTCGCTTGTGGCAACTGCATATGCTGCTGGCACTCGAGCGTGCCAACCAGCTTGCGGCGCATCCTCAACGGGTGGTCGCTGCGGCGGATCAGCGCCTGTGGTGCAGGTCCGTTGCCGATCCGGCTAGCGGTGAACACTGGGCTGTGTGCGGCATCGGTCTGGATGGTCAGCTGCTCCTGCGTCAGGGAACCCGGACCACCAGCTGGACGCGTTGGGGCGGTCGCTCAGACGGGAATCTTTAA
- the aroH gene encoding chorismate mutase: MTESLQLRGLRGATTSSENTVQAIRHAVNELVEALMDQNHLSPQQLVSVTFSVTADLDASFPAATARHRPGWDAVALLDVQQMAVQGDLARCIRLLAHAWLPATQPLHHPYLRGAMKLRPDRSRHN; the protein is encoded by the coding sequence ATGACGGAGTCCCTGCAACTGCGCGGGCTGCGCGGCGCTACCACCAGCAGTGAGAACACGGTTCAAGCGATCCGTCATGCGGTCAATGAACTGGTGGAAGCCCTGATGGATCAAAACCACTTGAGCCCCCAACAGCTGGTGTCTGTCACCTTCTCGGTGACCGCTGATCTGGATGCGAGTTTCCCTGCCGCCACGGCACGGCACCGTCCCGGCTGGGACGCCGTGGCCTTGCTGGATGTCCAACAGATGGCCGTGCAGGGGGATCTGGCCCGCTGCATCCGCCTGCTCGCCCATGCCTGGCTGCCCGCGACGCAACCGTTGCATCATCCCTATCTGCGCGGGGCGATGAAGCTGCGCCCGGACCGATCTCGTCACAACTGA
- a CDS encoding DUF721 domain-containing protein, translating to MGRAPQSQRRRFGKGEVLLPPMPAPAQPLSGCLEALQKTWRQEGSLAALWQDWRTLAGDQLAGHCRPLGLRNGVLTVGASHPQWRQALLYSKLQLLAAIRAAGHPVKDLRIQQHHAVARPAADDPLEDWKRHPSRIDVHGIAPCPRCGTPSPLGEMAQWGHCSFCRRMELSKANGGDQ from the coding sequence ATGGGACGGGCCCCGCAATCGCAGCGACGTCGCTTTGGCAAGGGTGAAGTGCTTCTGCCACCCATGCCTGCGCCCGCCCAACCGTTGAGCGGATGTCTCGAAGCCCTCCAGAAGACCTGGCGTCAGGAAGGGTCCCTAGCGGCTCTCTGGCAGGACTGGCGGACCTTGGCCGGCGACCAGCTCGCTGGCCACTGCAGACCCCTGGGCCTGCGCAATGGCGTCCTCACCGTGGGGGCCAGCCACCCCCAGTGGCGCCAGGCGTTGCTTTACAGCAAATTGCAACTGCTGGCGGCGATTCGTGCCGCAGGCCATCCGGTGAAGGATTTGCGCATCCAGCAGCACCACGCAGTCGCGCGCCCAGCTGCGGATGACCCTCTTGAGGACTGGAAGCGCCATCCCAGCCGAATCGATGTGCATGGCATCGCGCCCTGTCCCCGTTGCGGCACGCCATCCCCCCTGGGCGAGATGGCCCAGTGGGGCCATTGCAGTTTCTGCCGTCGCATGGAGCTGAGCAAGGCAAACGGGGGCGATCAGTAG
- a CDS encoding glycosyltransferase family 39 protein: protein MTAVSSAPIVPTPRQRRRGLLLILALGVALCCWKLGSTGLVDETPPLFAASGRAMAETGDWLTPRVNGLPRFDKPPLVYWLMGLGYALPGHQLWDPLGTWAARLPSALASVVTMLAIGDTLMRHPGSEDDHPRRTAVAAALAFGLSPLVLIWSRTAVSDALLNGTLALSLLCQWRCYVSESERRWWLAWILLATAVLTKGPVAVVLTGMTLLLFAITRRDLAGLWRRLRPLPGLLITAAISLPWYVAELLVEGQPFWDSFFGYHNLQRLTSVVNDHLQPWWFFGPVLVVASLPFTPLLLLGLGRVLTGFFGSASTARKPSHDSLIDFAGCWLLAVLLLFTAAATKLPSYWLPATPAAALIMAITARPAALQRRWALLTAWSCIAGLVLILTVGFWLSSLWIPLIQDPEMPTLPAELLASGLVLRSAVCFSVALFLGLWCLGSPVSGRLLAWQGPLVAFQLFALVPMIQLGDRVRQLPVRLVAEQVVAQRRTGEPLAMIGVLKPSLHFYTGQVVIYEGESRAALMNLADRLNHERRQGFEGRPRDAADGSPSVLVVINTGTAAKEHWQDLQPQILAREGIYELWRLDRERLEERADALQASGVVLTWRKPRPERY from the coding sequence ATGACCGCGGTTTCGTCAGCTCCAATCGTTCCCACGCCACGGCAGCGCCGACGGGGACTGTTGCTCATCCTTGCCCTGGGGGTAGCGCTCTGCTGTTGGAAGCTCGGCAGCACAGGGTTGGTGGATGAAACACCGCCGCTGTTTGCAGCTTCAGGACGAGCCATGGCTGAGACCGGTGATTGGCTGACACCACGGGTGAACGGGCTGCCCCGTTTTGACAAGCCGCCCCTCGTTTATTGGCTGATGGGGCTTGGGTATGCCCTGCCTGGTCATCAGCTCTGGGATCCCCTTGGGACCTGGGCGGCGCGTTTGCCGTCCGCGCTGGCTTCGGTGGTGACGATGCTGGCCATCGGTGACACCTTGATGCGTCATCCCGGTTCCGAGGATGACCATCCCCGCCGCACGGCAGTGGCAGCAGCGCTGGCTTTCGGGTTGTCGCCCCTTGTGCTGATCTGGAGCCGCACGGCCGTCAGCGATGCCCTACTGAATGGAACGCTGGCTCTCAGCCTGCTCTGCCAGTGGCGTTGTTACGTCTCCGAATCCGAACGGCGCTGGTGGTTGGCCTGGATCCTCCTGGCCACAGCTGTGCTCACCAAGGGGCCTGTCGCAGTGGTGCTCACGGGCATGACTCTGTTGCTGTTCGCGATCACCCGACGAGACTTGGCTGGTCTCTGGCGTCGCCTCAGACCGTTGCCAGGACTTCTAATCACCGCGGCGATCAGTCTTCCCTGGTATGTGGCTGAGTTGCTGGTGGAGGGTCAGCCGTTCTGGGACAGCTTCTTTGGGTACCACAACCTTCAGCGACTCACGAGCGTGGTCAATGATCACCTCCAGCCCTGGTGGTTCTTCGGACCTGTGCTGGTGGTGGCATCTCTGCCGTTCACGCCCCTCCTGCTGCTTGGATTGGGACGGGTGTTGACCGGCTTCTTCGGCAGTGCCTCCACCGCTCGAAAGCCTTCTCACGACAGCCTGATTGATTTCGCTGGTTGTTGGTTGCTGGCTGTTCTGTTGTTGTTCACCGCAGCGGCCACCAAGTTGCCCAGCTACTGGTTGCCTGCCACGCCGGCTGCGGCGCTGATTATGGCGATCACAGCGCGCCCAGCGGCGCTTCAGCGCCGTTGGGCGCTCCTCACTGCCTGGTCCTGCATAGCGGGTCTCGTCTTGATCCTGACAGTGGGTTTTTGGCTGTCTTCGCTTTGGATCCCTTTGATCCAGGATCCTGAAATGCCCACCCTGCCCGCCGAGCTGCTGGCCAGTGGTCTTGTGCTGAGGTCAGCGGTCTGCTTTTCAGTCGCTCTCTTTCTGGGCCTGTGGTGTCTGGGTTCGCCGGTGTCGGGGCGACTGCTTGCCTGGCAGGGGCCACTAGTGGCCTTCCAGTTGTTTGCGCTCGTGCCGATGATCCAGCTGGGTGATCGGGTGCGCCAGCTGCCGGTGCGCCTTGTGGCCGAGCAGGTCGTGGCGCAGCGCCGGACTGGCGAACCGCTCGCCATGATCGGCGTCCTTAAGCCATCGCTGCACTTCTACACCGGTCAGGTGGTGATTTACGAAGGCGAATCGCGGGCTGCACTCATGAACCTGGCCGATCGCCTCAACCATGAACGTCGGCAGGGATTTGAGGGCCGCCCCCGCGACGCTGCTGATGGATCTCCCTCGGTGCTCGTGGTGATCAACACGGGCACCGCAGCCAAGGAGCATTGGCAGGATCTGCAACCTCAGATCCTGGCCCGTGAGGGAATTTATGAGCTCTGGCGCCTCGACCGTGAACGCCTGGAGGAGCGCGCCGATGCATTGCAGGCCAGTGGCGTGGTGCTCACCTGGCGCAAGCCAAGACCAGAGCGCTACTGA
- a CDS encoding glycosyltransferase, with protein MTDRPLTLVLVSTPIGQLGSGRGGGVELTFTSVLKGLVGRGHHLHVVAPSGSHLPALDGAVTLHTEPGVDQPSWQHANRDAAMQIPLDGVLPQLWDRALALSADAVLNFGYDWLPLWLTPHVVSPVFHLVSMGSVSSLMDRAIQDLAHWDQRRMAFHTQRQAKDFALPHPPEVVGNGFDLSRYALQLTGDGPLGWAGRVAPEKGLEDAAAVAAALGEPLKVWGLVEDPAYASRVEAQVPAGTIEWCGFQSTDELQRQLGRCRAFLNTPKWNEAYGNVVVEALACGVPVIAYDRGGPGEIIENGVTGWLVTADDREALTEATRRVAAIDRRACRRWTEQWASQEALAARIEAWIRRGLIPTDGTIS; from the coding sequence ATGACGGATCGGCCTCTGACGCTGGTGCTGGTCAGCACACCCATCGGACAACTCGGCAGTGGCCGCGGCGGTGGCGTTGAACTCACCTTCACCTCGGTGCTGAAAGGTCTGGTCGGCCGCGGACATCATCTGCATGTGGTGGCGCCCTCCGGCTCCCATCTCCCTGCGCTGGATGGTGCCGTGACCCTGCACACGGAGCCTGGTGTGGATCAGCCCAGTTGGCAGCATGCCAATCGAGATGCCGCGATGCAGATTCCGCTGGACGGGGTGCTGCCGCAGCTCTGGGATCGAGCCCTCGCGCTCAGTGCCGATGCGGTGCTCAATTTCGGCTACGACTGGCTACCGCTCTGGCTTACCCCCCACGTGGTCAGCCCCGTCTTCCACCTGGTGAGCATGGGATCGGTGTCCTCCTTGATGGATCGGGCCATTCAGGATTTGGCGCATTGGGATCAGCGCCGCATGGCCTTTCATACCCAACGTCAGGCCAAAGATTTCGCTCTTCCCCATCCCCCTGAGGTGGTGGGCAATGGCTTTGACCTGTCCCGCTACGCACTGCAGCTCACCGGGGATGGTCCGCTCGGATGGGCTGGTCGTGTGGCTCCCGAGAAGGGGCTGGAGGATGCCGCTGCCGTCGCAGCGGCGCTGGGCGAGCCCCTCAAAGTGTGGGGACTGGTGGAGGATCCCGCCTATGCCAGCCGTGTGGAAGCGCAGGTGCCTGCCGGCACGATCGAGTGGTGTGGTTTTCAATCCACGGATGAGCTTCAGCGGCAACTGGGGCGTTGTCGTGCCTTTCTCAACACTCCCAAATGGAATGAGGCCTACGGCAATGTGGTGGTCGAGGCCCTGGCCTGCGGCGTCCCCGTGATCGCTTACGACCGCGGTGGCCCTGGCGAGATCATTGAAAACGGTGTGACCGGATGGCTGGTCACTGCCGATGACCGCGAAGCGCTCACCGAAGCAACCCGGCGCGTGGCGGCTATCGACCGGCGTGCCTGTCGACGCTGGACGGAGCAGTGGGCCAGCCAGGAGGCCCTCGCGGCTCGAATCGAGGCCTGGATCCGTCGTGGTTTGATCCCAACGGATGGCACCATCAGCTGA
- a CDS encoding PspA/IM30 family protein: MGFFNRVSRLLRANVNDLVSKAEDPVKILDQSVADMQEDLVKLRQAVALAIASQKRLRNQADQAEAQARTWYERAELALKKNEEDLAREALTRRKTFQETATSLAKQVQGQDAQVETLKKSLVALEGKIAEAKTKKDMLKARAQAAKAQQQLQSAVGNLGSNSAMAAFERMEDKVEAMEASSQAAAELAGADLESQFAALEGGDDVDDELAALRQQLSAGPEAAALPSADQAADATVEPVKVTEVDTDLEELRRSIDKL; the protein is encoded by the coding sequence ATGGGTTTCTTCAATCGGGTCAGCCGTCTGCTGCGCGCCAATGTCAATGATCTGGTGAGCAAGGCCGAGGATCCGGTCAAGATTCTCGATCAGTCCGTCGCGGACATGCAGGAGGACCTGGTGAAGCTTCGCCAGGCCGTGGCGTTGGCGATCGCCAGCCAGAAGCGTCTGCGCAATCAGGCAGATCAAGCCGAAGCGCAAGCTCGCACCTGGTACGAACGGGCTGAGTTGGCACTGAAGAAAAACGAGGAGGATCTGGCCCGTGAGGCGCTAACCCGCCGCAAGACCTTCCAGGAGACCGCTACGTCCCTCGCCAAGCAGGTGCAGGGTCAGGACGCCCAGGTCGAGACCCTGAAGAAGAGCCTGGTGGCGCTCGAAGGCAAGATCGCTGAAGCCAAAACCAAGAAAGACATGCTGAAGGCCAGGGCTCAGGCGGCCAAGGCCCAGCAGCAATTGCAGAGTGCTGTGGGCAATCTGGGCAGCAACTCCGCCATGGCGGCTTTCGAGCGCATGGAGGATAAGGTCGAGGCCATGGAAGCCAGTAGTCAGGCTGCGGCCGAGCTCGCGGGAGCTGATCTCGAAAGCCAGTTTGCTGCTCTGGAGGGTGGTGACGATGTCGACGATGAACTGGCTGCGCTGCGCCAGCAACTCTCGGCGGGTCCCGAGGCTGCCGCTCTGCCCTCTGCAGACCAAGCAGCAGATGCCACCGTCGAACCGGTGAAAGTTACGGAGGTCGATACCGACCTTGAAGAGTTGCGCCGCTCCATCGACAAGCTCTGA
- a CDS encoding aminotransferase class I/II-fold pyridoxal phosphate-dependent enzyme, with amino-acid sequence MLTSDRLARLGSGVFDRNDRRKAAYGRSAACAEQPLIDLSLGSTDLLPPPAAVQAMASVLTEPASASYCLHASTEPFRQAAAAWCQQRFGVSVDVDREVLLLVGSQEGTAHLPLAVLNPGDSALILDPSYPSHRGGLELADAAIETLPLFAERQWAPDFDALSLAQWDQLRLMVLGFPHNPTACTGEQAWLDAAMRRCDRHDLVLAHDNPYVDLALEGEAPSLLRCPHWRERGIEFFSLSKGWCLGGFRLAFAVGAAPLIAALRELKGVVDFNQCRALQQGAIVALDQHPDWPLRLQPVYRERRDRTRQALAAFGWSIPEPSMALYLWMPVPGWARARGWSDEQLSADLLEHCGVALTPGSGFGDAGAGWLRLALVRPTDVLEQGAARLARWWTQQH; translated from the coding sequence ATGCTCACCTCTGATCGTCTGGCCAGGCTGGGCAGCGGTGTTTTTGACCGCAACGATCGCCGTAAAGCCGCTTATGGACGCAGCGCCGCTTGCGCTGAACAGCCGCTGATCGATCTTTCGCTTGGCTCAACTGATCTTTTGCCTCCGCCGGCTGCTGTGCAGGCCATGGCATCTGTCCTGACGGAACCGGCCAGTGCCTCCTACTGCCTGCACGCCAGTACGGAACCCTTTCGCCAGGCCGCGGCGGCCTGGTGCCAGCAGCGCTTCGGTGTGTCGGTCGATGTCGACCGTGAGGTGCTGCTGCTGGTTGGCTCCCAGGAGGGGACGGCCCATCTGCCGCTCGCTGTGCTCAATCCAGGAGATTCAGCGCTGATCCTCGACCCCTCTTACCCCTCCCATCGGGGCGGCCTCGAACTGGCGGATGCCGCCATTGAGACCCTGCCCTTGTTTGCTGAGCGGCAATGGGCTCCCGATTTCGACGCGCTCTCTCTGGCTCAGTGGGATCAGCTGCGCCTGATGGTGCTGGGCTTTCCGCACAATCCCACCGCCTGCACCGGCGAGCAGGCCTGGTTGGACGCGGCGATGCGCCGCTGTGATCGTCACGATCTTGTGCTGGCCCACGACAATCCCTACGTGGATCTTGCCTTGGAAGGAGAGGCGCCGTCATTGTTGCGTTGTCCCCATTGGCGGGAGCGCGGTATCGAGTTCTTCTCCCTCTCAAAAGGGTGGTGTCTTGGTGGGTTCCGTTTGGCATTCGCGGTGGGAGCGGCGCCTTTGATTGCGGCCCTACGCGAACTCAAGGGCGTTGTGGATTTCAACCAGTGCCGGGCGCTGCAGCAAGGCGCGATTGTGGCTCTTGATCAACATCCCGACTGGCCATTGCGCCTGCAGCCGGTGTATCGCGAACGGCGGGATCGCACCCGTCAGGCCTTGGCAGCTTTCGGATGGTCGATCCCCGAACCGTCGATGGCGCTTTACCTCTGGATGCCTGTGCCGGGTTGGGCTCGTGCCCGGGGTTGGAGTGATGAACAGTTGTCGGCTGACCTCTTGGAGCATTGCGGGGTGGCCCTGACACCTGGCTCCGGGTTCGGTGATGCCGGCGCCGGTTGGCTGCGCCTGGCCTTGGTGCGGCCCACCGATGTGTTGGAGCAGGGGGCAGCCCGTCTGGCTCGATGGTGGACGCAACAGCATTGA